The Candidatus Tumulicola sp. region CATCGAGGCGTCCGCCCAAACCGACCTCGATGACCGCAACGGCCACGCGTTCGCGCGCGAAATGCAAGAATGCCAGGGCGAGCAGCGCTTCGTAGTAGGTCGGGCGGCCATACTCGGGCGTCACGCGGTCGAAAGCCGGCAACATCTCCTCGAAGAGCTCGGCAAAGCGCTCTTGCGATATTTCGGCACCGTCGACGCGCGCGCGTTCGGTCATCGAATGCAAATGCGGTTTGGTATGCAGTCCCGTCGTGTGACCGGCGGCCTGTAGAATCGACGCGACCATCGTCGACGTCGACGTTTTTCCGCTCGTACCCCCGATGTGAACGACCGGATAGGCTCGGTGCGGATCGCCCAGTTCGGCCAGCAACGCGCGCATACGATCGAGTTTGTACGAGGTGCGCGGCGAGAGCGTCTCGCCGATGGTCGATAACAAGTACGCGTGCGCTCGTTCGAACGGCGAAAACGAGCTCATCCGTCGTTGACGCGATCCGACAGCAGTTCGATCGCATGCGGCAGCACGGTAACGATCGCATCCAACGACTCGCCGACCGCCTTCGGACTCCCCGGCAAGTTGACGATCAGCGTGCGATGGCGGACGCCCGCCAGCAACCGCGAGAGCATTGCGGTGCGGACGATCTTCAGAGACTCCGCACGTATCGCTTCGGCGATACCCGGTACTTCGTAATCTAAAATCGCGGCGGTCGCCTGCGGCGTGCGGTCGCGCGGAGAAAGTCCGGTGCCGCCGCTCGTGAGAATGAGGTCGGCCGTTCCGGCGTCGGCGATATCGATCAATTCGGCTTGCAGCTGTGCCGGATCGTCGGGCAGCACGCGTTCCCGTACGACCTCGAACGCGGCGCCCAACTTGGCTTTCATCACCGGGATCGTTGCATCCGGACGCGTTCCCGCAGCGGCGCGATCGGAGAGGACCAGCAACGCCACCCTATACATCCGGCGTCTCGCCATCGCGTCGCCACTTGCCGCTTTTGCCGCCGGTCTTTTCGATCAAATAGGCCGATTCGATCGCGATACTTTTATCGAAGGCTTTGCACATGTCGTAGATCGTCAGCGCGGCGACGGTCGCGGCGACCATGGCCTCCATTTCGACGCCGGTCCGCGCGACCGTGCGCGCGTGCGAGTTGACGTGCAGCGTGCCGTCGCCGTCCCAACGAAATTCGACATGCACCGCCGAAAGCCCGATCGGATGTGCTAACGGAATCAGCGTCGACGTTTGCTTGGCCGCAGCGATGCCGGCCAGCTGCGCCGTAACGAACGGATCGCCCTTCGGGCCAGCGCCGCGCTGCAACGCGTCACGCGCATCCGCGTTCATGCGCACCGTAGCCCGCGCCCGAGCGGAGCGAACCGTTTCCGGTTTTTCCGTGACGTCCACCATGCGCACTCCGGCCGGCGTGAAATGGGTCACTAGCGTAGCCTAATAGCGCGAAGGCGCCCGTTGAAAGCGTGCCCAGATCAGGCACAAGAGCGCCAGCACCCAAAGGATGATCAGGTGTGACCAATGGCCATGGTGTGCCGAACCCGATTGCGTGAAGGCGTTAATTTTTCCCAGTCCATATAAAATGCCGAGCACGAAAAAGACGACGGCTAAAACGACCGCTACAACTTTCATTTACGTAATAATCCCCCTTAGACCGAGTAGCAACGTGATGAGTCCGAACACGACGCAATACCAACCGAACGGACGCAAGTCGTTCGTTCGAAAGTAGCGCGTAAGAAACGCGACCGAACAATAGGCGGCAACGCCTGCGACGACCGCGCCAAGGAGCGCTTCGAGAAGAGCGAGGTGCGCGTCGGGCGCCAGTAGCCGCGGAATTTCCAGCAGTCCCGCCGCCAGAATCACGGGCGTCGCGAGAAGAAACGAAAACTCTGCGGCGTCTTCGTGATTCAATCCGCACAGCAAACCGGCGACCATGGAAATTCCCGACCGCGAGATGCCGGGCAACAGCGCCAACGATTGCGCGAATCCGACCAGCACGCTCTGACCGAAACTCAGCCGTTCGATGGGCCGGGTGACGATCGAGTGCGAGCGGCGGCGTAAGCGCTCGCCAAAAAACATCGTCGCGCCGTTAATTGCAAGAAACGCCGATGCAGCGACGGGCGAACCGAATAGCGCGCGCACCGGATGCTCGAGCACGACGCCGAGCACGCCCACCGGAATCGTGCCGACGATCAGCCGCCATCCCAAGCGTTCGTCGCGATCGTCGCTCAGCCGGCCGCGCACGACGCTCGAGACGAGGCTGCGGGCGATCCCCCACCATTGCGCGCGGTAAAAAATGATGAGTGCCAGCGCCGTGCCGAGATGCAGCACGACGACGAACGCCAAAAACGACGGGGCGGAGCGGTCGATGTTCTTCCACTGCAGCACGGCGGGCACCAGAATGGTATGGCCGAGGCTGGACACCGGGAAGAGTTCGCTCACGCCCTGCAAGAGCGCCAGAACGAGCGCCTGCGTCAACGTCACGGCGCACCGTTACGCGCAGCGACGCGGCGCGGCCTTCCCCGGCTGTCGCCGGTCACCACGCGAAAAACTTGATGGTGAACGTGTAATCGCCGGGCACGGCGTGACAGTCGTGTAACGCCGGAGTGTATCGCGCTTGTCGCGCCGTCGAAACGGCGACCAGATCTAATTGGCTATTGCCGGTACTCCGCGCGACCAAGGCTGTGGTCACCTCACCGTGCTCGTCCAGCTTAACGTCGATTGCCGCGACGCCGGCGGTGCCTTGGGTGCGTGCGGCGTTCGGAACGTCCGGTTGAGGCGGCATCTCGGAAACGGCCGCTTTAATGTCGTTACCGCCGCACGGCTTCGGCGTCGGCGCGGCAGCCAGCGTCGCGACCGGTGTGGGGACCGCGGTCGGCACGGGCTTCTGGGCTACGCCACCGTTACCGGGTGCAAAACCCTGGGCTGCCGGTGTGGCCTTCGGCGCGGACGGCTGCGGATGCGGGTGCGGTTTGGGCGTGGCGGGCGGCGGCGGTTGCGGCGTGCGCACGACGATTGCCATGCTGCGACGCAGGATCGTAACGGTTTCCACGTCGCTCGACCGTCGCGGCCGCTGGATGTGATACAAAATCGCGAAAAGGAAATGCAGGATCAGCGAGATCGCAAAGGCTGCGATGAGGACTCGCTGCGAACGATTCAGTCGATGCATCGCGGCGGCGACCGTCTCGAGCGGCGCCGCGCGAAGGCGGCGCGCTCGAGCAACGGCTTACGACTCAGGCTGGAAGTCGGCGGTGAACAGATAGCTCCCCTGGACCGGCTTGCACTCTTCCAACTTCGGTGAGTAGGTGGACTGCCGCGCCGCGCGCAGCGCTGCCTGGTCGAGCGACATGTTGTTCGCACTCTTGTAGACTGACGCGGCAATTAAGTTGCCCGACGGACCGACGGTGACTTCGATCTGCACGGTCACGGCTCCGAGGCCGAGATCGCGCGCCGATTCCGGATAATCCGGTGACACGGCGTTGGTGACGGTCGCTTCGACGTTCGGATTCGCGCAGGCCGGTTTCGGAGTTCCGGGCGGAGCCGTCGACACCGGTGCCGGCGCGTTACCATGGCCGCCGGGCGCTCCGTTTTGACTACCGTTGGCCGGCTGGCTGACCGTGTTTTCGGTTGAGGAACCCGCCTTTGCAGCAGCCGATTGATGCACCAAATTGACCTTGAGCGGCTTTGGCTGCACCTGGACCTTTTTGGGTGGCGGCGTAGCTTGCGGCGGCGGAGTGGGCGTCGGCGGCGGCGTCGGAGTCGGAGGCGGCGGCGTGTGGACGCGAACGCGGATCTTCTTTGCTACCGACACTTTTTCCACTTGTTGGTCGTCGTGCTGATTCTTGAGGTTCGGTAAAAACGCACCGACGATTAAATGGACCAGCAACGAGAGGACGATCGCCCAGCCGATAAAGCTGCCGACGCGCTCGCTCGTCGTTAAATAGCGATTCTCACGCTTTTGGGGCGGCTGAGGCGGTTTGGGTGGCGGAGGCGCAGAGGATGCCATCGTTTACGGGCTCTGACCCTCGGGCGTGCCCTGGACATGGTTGGCCAAGCCGAAGTCGGTGAGATCGACCGACTTTGCCGCATCCATGATCTGCAAAATAATGCCGTAGCTGGCGTGCGGATCGGCCTTGATGATCACGCTCTTGAAGCGATGCTCGGTCTGATCTTGCAGGTCCGAAAAAGCTTGCTTTGCCTCGCCGATCGATACCACGTTCGAACCGATCGAAATATTGTTCTTATCGTCGATCCGAACCAGAATCTGCGACGCCGTTACTTTGTCTTTGTTATGCGCGTCGGGAAGTTTCGGTTCTTTGGTTACCGACGCAAGAATGATGAAGATGATGAGGAGAACCAGCAGCACGTCCGTGAAGGGCGTGATGTTGATCGTCGACATTACCTCATCTTCACCGCCACCGGTCGAAACGGCCACGTTGCTCTATCCTCTCGCTTCGGTTATGACGTGACGAAACCGACGTCTTGAAGGCCGGCCTCTTTGGCCGCGTCCAGGATACGGATGATAATTCCGTACTGTGCCTTCGCGTCGGCTACGATCGCGACGTGGTGATTCGGCTTCTTTTTGGAGGCATCGTACATGACACGGTAGATTCCCACTTCGTCGGTCTTCTCACCGTCGACGTAGATCACGCCCTTGTTGTTGACGTCGACCTCGATGTCGTTCTTGTTCTTGTTCTGTTGATTCTGATTGTTGTTGTTGTTGTTCGGAAGCTCTTTTTCAAAGCCGGGAGGGGCAACGAGCGCCGCCAGAATCATGAAGATGATCAGGAGAACGAGCAAGACGTCGGTGAACGGCGTGATGTTGATCTCCGCCATTACCTCTTCGTCTTGCCGGGCCGATAACAGGCTCACGAGATGCGATCCCCGTCCGTCAGCTTACTTGACCGGTTTGGTGGGCTGGTAGAGGTCGGTCGGAATCGGCGAACCGGTGTTGTGGAAGTGAAGCATCTCGGCCAGTTGATTGGCTGCGACGATCATTTCTTGGTTGTAGTTCTTGATTCGCGACTTGAAGTAATTGAAGAACACGACCGCGATGACGGCGATGATAAGACCGGTAGCGGTGGTGATCAATGCTTCCGAGACACCGGCGGCAACGACGGCCGGCGTCGAGTTGCCCTTGAGCGCGATATCTTGGAACGCCTTGATGATACCGAGAACGGTACCGAACAGTCCGACGAACGGCGCGATAACTGCGATCGTACCGATGATCGGCAGATTGCGCTCGAGCGCGTTCAGATGTTCCATCAGCGCGATCGAAAGCGCGTCGGTGATGTCGGCACGATTCTTCTCACCGCGCTTGAGACCGAACTCGAGAATGCGTGGCAGCATGCCTTTTTGGCTGGCGCAGATCTTGATCGCGCCTGGCAAATCGTTGTCGGAGATGCGCTGCCCAATTTGTTTGAGCAGGCCTTTGGTATCGCCGTGCTGCGAGGCAAAGAATACCAAGCGCTCGATGGCGACCGCGACGCCGATGATTGAGATGCCCAGGAGCAGCCACATATCCCAGCCGCCCTGCATCATTAGACCCCAAAATCCGGAGAACACTATGTGCGACCCTCCCGTGACGGGCTGCGTTTTCGGTGATGTTGAGCGCGTCCCATTGGCCTACGCCCGTAGAAAGTCCTGGTGCTGTTTGCCGTCCGCAAATCCGGCTAGGACCCGGACGTTTGCGGCAAGCTGTTCTTGATGAAGGCTTCGATCGCCAACGCCAGTTGCTGATTGCCTGCAGCCTTTGCAAGGGTGTCGGCTTGCGTCAACGTGTCCAGCGCTTTCTTTTTCATCGAGTCGTCGTGGCTCTGGCTCCACTCTCCGGTCTGTGCGATTCCGAGTGCATACATCGCTTGCGGATCGTTGGGTTTCGCCACGAGTGCTTTCTCTGCGTAGGCTTGCATTTGCTTGTAGTCTGGCTTTGCGAGTTTTGCTGATAAGAACGCAGCTTCCGTGTCGGCTGTGACTGCGACCTCGGGGTCGCCCTGCGCGGCGGCGAGGTCGAAGTTCTTAAACGCTTCGTCGTAATTCTTCGCATCGGCCGCAGCGACGCCGGCTTTTAAGTAGCCGTTACCGAGAACGCGTCCCGGCAGCGTGCTATTCGGATTAAGCTGCTTGATCTCTGCAGCAATCTTAGCTGCTCCCGCTGCATCATTATTAGCCGAATACGCCGCCATTAAACGTGCGTCGATATTCACTTTTGCGGTAGCCGACATTTTTGGGTCGTTCATCGCAGACGCGTGGACGCTCTGCAGCGTTGCGAGTGCGGCGGCGTTCTGTCCGGCGGCCAGCTGTGCAGTTCCGAGTGCGAAACGTGAATCCGAATTGGGCTGCAACGATACTGCTTTGGTTGCGTACGCTACGGCTTGGGACGGATTCTGATCGGCTTGCATCACGGCGGCGGCTGCGAAGCTGGCCGCAGCCGCCGGCTTGAACTGCGTTCCGATCGAGCTGACACCGTCGAACGCTTGCGCCGCGCCGGTCACGTCGCCCGAATCGTATGACGCGACCCCAAGCATCTGCTTGAGCGACTGGTCGTCGGGTGACGTTGCGAGTTCGGACTGCGCCTTGGCTTTGGCGGCGGCGTAATTTTTCTGGTGGATCAGAGCGGCAACCGCTGCGGCTGCGGGACTCAACCCACCGGTCGCGCCGCCACCGGTGCCCGAGCTTTCGCCGGACGACGTCGCCACCGATTTACCGTTGAATTTGAGCGTAAAATCGTAGAATGCCGCCACCGGCGTCGTGCCGCGGTGCGCGGGGCGATAGGTGGAGGCTTGCGCGATCGAAAGCGCGGCGGCGTTGTCGCCCTGATTGGTGCTGCGAATCACCTTCGTCGCTTTGTGCGAGCCGTCGGGGTTGATCTGCACCTGCACCACGACGATCCCAGTGCCGGCAATCGGCACCGTCGTCATCCCTTGCTTGATGAGTTTTGCGGGAACGAATTCGGTGGCGTACTGCGCGTACGCCGGCGCGGATGCCAACGCGACGGCGGCGGCAAGTGAGGCGGCGAATGGCGAAAGACGTTTCATCGAATCCTCTGCGTTAACGGTATGAGTGCGACAACTAAACGGCGATGCCGAGTTCGGGAACGCGGCGGCCGATCGCCGAAGCGACCTCCGCCAACTTGCGAGACAACACTGCGAATTGTTCGGGTGTCAACGACTGCGGGCCATCGGACGCCGCGTGCGCTGGGTCGGGATGAACTTCAACCATCACGGCATCCGCGCCCGCCGCTACCGCGGCGAGGCTCATCGGTTCGACGAGCTGCGCGACGCCGGTACCGTGCGACGGATCGACCATGACCGGTAGGTGCGTCATTTCGTGTAGCAACGGAACCACCGAAACGTCGAGCAAGTTACGCGTCGTCGAATCGAACGAGCGCACGCCGCGCTCGCACAGCACGACGTTCGGGTTGCCGGCGATCAGTACGTATTCGGCCGCCATCAACCACTCGTCGACGGTAGCGGCGAAACCGCGCTTGAGTAAGATCGGCTTGCCGGCCATTGCCGCCTCGCGCAAGAGCGCAAAGTTTTGCATGTTGCGCGCGCCGATCTGTAACATGTCGGCGAATCCGGCGACCATCTCCACATCGCGCGGATCGAGTACTTCGGTGACGACACCCATGCGATGGCGATCGGCGGCCGACCGTAAGAGCGATAAACCGTTCCGGCCCAGCCCTTGAAACGCATACGGAGAGGTTCGCGGCTTGAACGCGCCGCCGCGCAGCACGCTGGCACCCGCGGCCGCCACCGCGGCCGCCGTGGTCTCGATCTGTTCCTCGGACTCCACCGAGCATGGACCGGCGCACAATACGACAGCGTCCCCACCGAAGGTGGCACCGTTGGGGAGTTTTACGAGGGTTCGCTGAGCGGTCGTGCCGCGTCGGACGAGGTGGCGATCGGGCGGGGGCATCGGCCCCGGATTCGCTTTTGGTGCCCTAGGCTCCGTCCGAACGATGGCGCTCGAGCGCGCGCACCTCGGCTTCGAACAAGGGGCGCGACGCGCCCGGCATCAGATCGCCGAGCGCAATCGGACCGTAGCGTAACCGCGTTAGTGAGAATAGCGGGTGATCGACTGCCTCGAACATCCGCCGAACCTGTCGATTTCGGCCTTCGTGCAACGTCAGATCGACGACGGTTTCGGCGCGGCGGCGCGAAACGACGCGCACCTTCGCCGGGGCGGTGAGCCGGCCGTCGAGCGGGATGCCGCCGATCAAACGCTCGATGTCGCGCGGCAACAGCTCGCCGCGCACGACGGCGCGATAGGTTTTTTCGACGCCGTATCGCGGATGCGATAAACGATGAGCGAGATCGCCGTCGTTCGTCAGTAAGAGTACGCCGCCCGAATCGAAGTCGAGACGTCCGACGGGGACGACCCGCGCGGACGAACCGATGAGGTCGGCGACGGTGCGACGTCCTTGCGGGTCGGACATCGTCGTAACGACTCCGACCGGTTTGTGTAGCACGATGTACGAAAACTCGGAGGCCGGCATAACCGGCGTCCCATTGACGTCGACCGCGTCGCCTGGGGCGACCATCGTTCCGAGCTCACGTACCGCGCGTCCGTTGATGCGAACGCGACCGGCGGCAATCAAATCGTCGGCCGCGCGCCGCGACGCGACGCCACAGCGCGCCAGATACTTGTTCAGCCGAACCGGGCCGTCGCCGGCGTTAGTGTTTGCCGTTATCCTCGTAACCACGCGACATCGAGAGCGCTTCTTTCGTCACCGACTGGAGGAACTCGTCGTTGGTGCGCGTCTGCGCCATCTTGTCGAGAATGATCTCGGTGATGTCGCCCGTGTTGAGCACGGCCGTCGCCCGGCGCAGCATCCAAATCTTGCGCATCTCATCGGGCGACAGCAACAGCTCTTCGTGACGCGTTCCCGAACGCTTGATATCGACTGCAGGGAACACGCGCGACTCGGCGAGTTTGCGCGTCAGGTTGAGTTCCATGTTGCCGGTGCCTTTAAACTCTTCGAAGATGACGTCGTCCATCTTGGAACCGGTTTCGATCAGGGCGGTAGCGATAATCGTTAACGATCCGCCTTCTTCGATCTTGCGCGCGGCGCCGAAGAATCGCTTTGGCTTGTGCAGCGACGCCGTATCGAGTCCGCCCGAAAGCGTGCGCCCCGAGCTCGCGATGACTTGGTTATACGCTCGCGCCAAACGCGTGATGGAGTCGAGCAGGATCACGACGTCTTTGCCTTGCTCGACGAGGCGCTTGGCGCGCTCCATCGCCAGCTCCGCAACGGCGGTGTGATTCTCGGGATGCTCGTCGAAGGTCGACGCAACCACTTCGCCGTCGATGGTGCGCTGCATGTCCGTGACTTCTTCGGGGCGTTCGTCGACCAGTAGCGCGATGATGTGCGCTTCCGGATGGTTGATCGAGATCGCATTGGCGATGTTCTTGAGCAACGTCGTCTTACCGGCTTTCGGCGGCGAGACGATGAGGGCGCGCTGGCCTTTGCCGATCGGACAGAATAGATCGATGACGCGCGTCGATAGCTGGGTCGAACGGACTTCGAGCTTAAAGCGCTCCTGCGGATAGATCGGCGTGCCTTTTTCGAACACGCGGCGACCCTTGATCGCGTCGGGCTCGAGATCGTTAATCTTGTCGACCCGGATCAGGCCGTAGTATTTCTCGCTCTCTTTGGGACGGCGTACCTGACCTTCGACCAAGTCACCGCGCCGAAGTTCAAAACGCCGGATCTGCGATTGACTTACGTAAATGTCGTCGTTGCCGATCACGTACCCGGCGCGGCGTAAAAATCCGTAGCCCTCGGGAAGAACGTCGAGAATACCGCTGGCCATCTCGAGTCCCGAACGTGCGGCTTGCGCGGCAACGATCGAGGCGACGATCTCGTCCTTCTTCACCTTCGCCGGCGTTAGAATTTCGATTTCCAATTCGCCGGCAAGCGCGATTAGTTCGGTCTTTGTTTTTTCGGCGAGCTGCTCGGCGGTGAGTAGCATTGGCCCGTTGTCAGCTGTCGGGAACTGCTCGTGAAACTGGCCAGGCTGTTGAAAGCGGCGGTGACGGGCGCGACGGCGACGGCCTCCATTTTGCGGAGGGCGCATGTCGTTGTTCGGGCGATGTTCGGTTTGCAGAGGAGTGTCTCTCTCAGGAAACCGCACGCGCATCACAACGTCGATTCGCGGGCGAGGCTGCCTCGCGATCGGAACGGCGGCGCGTCACGGGGAGGGGGATGTCAAATGTCGTCGCGGCCGAAACACGTTCCGTGCTTCGCGACGACCACACTATATCACAGCCGAATCTCGGGTTCAAGGTCGAATCGATTTGCGTGGGCCGCTCACGTACGGATTACCAGCTTCATAATAGCGCAGCGGCCGCGACGCGGCGCGTGTAATGCCGATGCGGGGGCTAACGCGCACGCGCGACGGACGAAGCGGTTGACCGGCCGACAGCCATAAGGCCGCATCGGTCAACAGATTGACGCCGTCTAAAGAGCGGTCGATCGCCAACGCAGCGCACAAACGGCCCGGCCCCCGGCAAACATCTGCCGCCGACGCCCCGGGCCGGAGTTGCAACATCATGTCGTGCCCGATGACCGGCTCTAATGCTCGCACTAAAACGCCGGCGCCCTCGCCTTCCGCTTCGCCTGAAACGTTGAAGCAGAACGACGTGCCGTAAATTTGGTACACATACGAACGATGTGGGGGCCCGAATAGGGTGGCGTTGCGCGGCGTCGGCCCGATGAACCCGTGGCACGCAGGATCACCTAAGAGATAGGCTTCGGTTTCAACGATTCGTCCGGCCACAATCTCGGATCCAACTTTGCGGACGACGTATCTTCCTAAGAGCGCGCGTGCCAGCGCACGCGTTTCTTCCGGCAGTTCGCCCGCCTCGAGCCGGCGGAAGTCCGCTGAGAATGCGTCAGGCAGCGGCGTTTAGAGCGACTTCAGCTCGCGCCCGTTGTGTGAGATCGTTCTCGATGGCTTCCACGATATCGAAATCGCCCAGCTGGTTCAGCGCACATCGCAAGTGGACGTATGGCATCACGAGACTTGCCGGTACGTCACGGTGCCCGCCGAGATCTGCAATCAAGACAGGATCGTCGACCGCAAAACGCACGCGTTCGACCTTCCAACCGCGCAATGCGCGCGCGATCGCCGTTAGTGCAGCATAGCCGACGGCGCGCGATTCGGAACCGCGGGACTGCACGCTGAATGGAACGCGCATCACCCGGCTGCGCCCCGCGAGCGCGACATCGGCGTAAGCCACACCCGTACCGTGCGAGCCGGCCGCAAAGCCGATCTCTGCCGTTACCCAGTCCGGAGTCTCATTTCGTGCTGTTCGCATGATGATTCTATACCCAATTATATGCGAACATATGTTCGGAGTCAAGCGATTCGATCGCACACCATGAGGTCGCGATACAGCTCGAGCATCCGATCCACATGGCGATCGATGCCGAAGCGATCGGCGTTGCCGTTGGCGCGCCGGCGAGCGGAAGCGCCCGGGTCGAGTTCGACCCCCTCGAACGCGCGGGAGAAGCCGTCGGCGGTGGGCTTCGCATAGGTTCCCTCGCCGGCCAAGACGTCGCGACTCTGCGGGACGTCGGCCGCGATCGGCAACGCTCCGGCCGCCAGCGCTTCAACCAGGACTAAGCCCTGCGTTTCACTCGTGCTCGGCATACAGAAGGCATCGCACGAAGCGTACAGGTCGGGCAAACGTTCGCGCGGCTGAGCTCCCAAGAATCGGGTTCGTCCCATCACGTTCAATTCGGAGGCGAGCGCCTCCAGGCGTTCACGATCCGGGCCTTCTCCGGCGATGGCGAGCCGCAACGACGGGTCCGCTCCTGCGAGCGCCGCCAGGAGCACTTCGATATTCTTTTCTTTGCCCAAGCGCGAGACGCACAGCAAGAGACGCTCGCGTGGGCCGGCGCCGGCCGACGCCCGGACGGCATCACTGCGCCGGCCGGCCGCGAACCACGCAACGTCGATAGCACTGGGGACGATCTCGATCCGGGTGCGCACGCCCACCTCCCGCAGCCGGCGAGCCATCGATGCCGTCGGTACGACTACCGCATCGGCTAGGTTACCGAACGTGCGCGTTAGTTGCGAGGCCGCGTAGCGCGTCGCGTTGCGCTCGAAAGGAACGTAGTGCGCGTACTCTTCCAACTGCGTGTGATACGTAAACACCAGCGGTATGCGGTACCTGCGAGCGTAATGCAGCCCGGTCCATCCGGTAACGAATGGTGAGTGCGCGTGCACGATCGACAAGCGCTTGATAACGTTATTCACGTTGCGGCGCGCGACCAGCGGCAGGGTGAGGCGATACGGTGTCTTCGTCGGCAGCGGCAAAGACGGCATTCGAAAAACCGGGCCGTCCGGCTCGACGAATCCGGGCATGTGCGGCGCGAAGCAAAACGTCGAGTGGCCGCGCGCTTCCAACCCCTGTGCCAACGCCTCGATCGACGCCACAACACCATTCACGACGGGGCGGTAGATCTCGGTAAAAAAGCCGATTCGCAACCGGTCCACGGCACCGTCCTTCGCCCCGCCCGCGGGCTCTCCGCCCCGGCCAGGTGCGACTTTCGCCCTAGGAGAACTTCGCGTTCCTCGTGCTATAGTGCCCGGGCCACATGGCCGCCCCGAGGCGGCTCGAGCCAGCGCATCAGCGAGGCTCCTTTCTCGTGGCGTGCCGGCGCACCGCGCCGGCCGGAAAAGAAAGGCCGCCCGGCGGCCGTCCGACTCGACCTGCATCGTTTGCTTTCTCGAGGTGTTGAGAGCTGATCTTGCGGCGAGCTGGGAGCGAAAGGCGTTCGTTTGTCCCTCATTCGCATCGGCAGTTTGCGCCGATTCGTTGCAGCAGCCGTTCTGTTTGCGGCCATCGCGCCGGCATCGCGCGCCATGGCTGCGACGCCGAACGGCCGCGCGCCGTCCCACACGGTTGCGTTGGCGGCCAACGGCACCATCGTCGACATAACGACCGACGCTCCGACCGTCGCGGATTTTCTGCGCGAAGAGGGTATCCGGCTTGGCGCCCACGACTCGATCCGGCCCGCACTCGACGTCCCAATTACCGATGGAACGATCGTCGCGTATCGGACGGCCGTCCCGGTGACGCTCGCCGTCGGCGGACGCCGCACGAAGGTCTGGAGCACCGCCGACTCGGTCGCCGGTATGCTGGCCGACAACCACGTGGCGTTAGGCCGTTACGACATCGTCGTTCCGGGTCGCGCGGCAGCGGTTGCGCCGAACGGCATCGTGCGCGTCACGCACGTTACGACATGGACGAGCACGATCGTCAAGCACATCGCGCCTGGTATCGTTCATCACCTCGATGCGTCGCTCGCCTCCGAGGCTTCGCTCGTTCGATCGAACGGATCGTCCGGCATGCGCGTTTCGGTGGTGCGCTCGTTTCAAACGGGCACGACCGTACGCCACGTCACGTTATCGTCGCAGCTCGTACGGCGCGCGAAGCCTCGGGTAATGGCCGACGGATCCGAAGCGTATGCCGCGTATCAACGCTTGAGCGCGATCGGCGCGATCGACGCGCGCAACTTTGCGGCGCGC contains the following coding sequences:
- a CDS encoding MogA/MoaB family molybdenum cofactor biosynthesis protein, with the protein product MYRVALLVLSDRAAAGTRPDATIPVMKAKLGAAFEVVRERVLPDDPAQLQAELIDIADAGTADLILTSGGTGLSPRDRTPQATAAILDYEVPGIAEAIRAESLKIVRTAMLSRLLAGVRHRTLIVNLPGSPKAVGESLDAIVTVLPHAIELLSDRVNDG
- the moaC gene encoding cyclic pyranopterin monophosphate synthase MoaC — protein: MTHFTPAGVRMVDVTEKPETVRSARARATVRMNADARDALQRGAGPKGDPFVTAQLAGIAAAKQTSTLIPLAHPIGLSAVHVEFRWDGDGTLHVNSHARTVARTGVEMEAMVAATVAALTIYDMCKAFDKSIAIESAYLIEKTGGKSGKWRRDGETPDV
- a CDS encoding undecaprenyl-diphosphate phosphatase, with amino-acid sequence MTLTQALVLALLQGVSELFPVSSLGHTILVPAVLQWKNIDRSAPSFLAFVVVLHLGTALALIIFYRAQWWGIARSLVSSVVRGRLSDDRDERLGWRLIVGTIPVGVLGVVLEHPVRALFGSPVAASAFLAINGATMFFGERLRRRSHSIVTRPIERLSFGQSVLVGFAQSLALLPGISRSGISMVAGLLCGLNHEDAAEFSFLLATPVILAAGLLEIPRLLAPDAHLALLEALLGAVVAGVAAYCSVAFLTRYFRTNDLRPFGWYCVVFGLITLLLGLRGIIT
- a CDS encoding TonB family protein; translation: MHRLNRSQRVLIAAFAISLILHFLFAILYHIQRPRRSSDVETVTILRRSMAIVVRTPQPPPPATPKPHPHPQPSAPKATPAAQGFAPGNGGVAQKPVPTAVPTPVATLAAAPTPKPCGGNDIKAAVSEMPPQPDVPNAARTQGTAGVAAIDVKLDEHGEVTTALVARSTGNSQLDLVAVSTARQARYTPALHDCHAVPGDYTFTIKFFAW
- a CDS encoding TonB family protein; the encoded protein is MASSAPPPPKPPQPPQKRENRYLTTSERVGSFIGWAIVLSLLVHLIVGAFLPNLKNQHDDQQVEKVSVAKKIRVRVHTPPPPTPTPPPTPTPPPQATPPPKKVQVQPKPLKVNLVHQSAAAKAGSSTENTVSQPANGSQNGAPGGHGNAPAPVSTAPPGTPKPACANPNVEATVTNAVSPDYPESARDLGLGAVTVQIEVTVGPSGNLIAASVYKSANNMSLDQAALRAARQSTYSPKLEECKPVQGSYLFTADFQPES
- a CDS encoding biopolymer transporter ExbD, coding for MAVSTGGGEDEVMSTINITPFTDVLLVLLIIFIILASVTKEPKLPDAHNKDKVTASQILVRIDDKNNISIGSNVVSIGEAKQAFSDLQDQTEHRFKSVIIKADPHASYGIILQIMDAAKSVDLTDFGLANHVQGTPEGQSP
- a CDS encoding biopolymer transporter ExbD, which gives rise to MSLLSARQDEEVMAEINITPFTDVLLVLLIIFMILAALVAPPGFEKELPNNNNNNQNQQNKNKNDIEVDVNNKGVIYVDGEKTDEVGIYRVMYDASKKKPNHHVAIVADAKAQYGIIIRILDAAKEAGLQDVGFVTS
- a CDS encoding MotA/TolQ/ExbB proton channel family protein yields the protein MMQGGWDMWLLLGISIIGVAVAIERLVFFASQHGDTKGLLKQIGQRISDNDLPGAIKICASQKGMLPRILEFGLKRGEKNRADITDALSIALMEHLNALERNLPIIGTIAVIAPFVGLFGTVLGIIKAFQDIALKGNSTPAVVAAGVSEALITTATGLIIAVIAVVFFNYFKSRIKNYNQEMIVAANQLAEMLHFHNTGSPIPTDLYQPTKPVK
- a CDS encoding energy transducer TonB, translated to MKRLSPFAASLAAAVALASAPAYAQYATEFVPAKLIKQGMTTVPIAGTGIVVVQVQINPDGSHKATKVIRSTNQGDNAAALSIAQASTYRPAHRGTTPVAAFYDFTLKFNGKSVATSSGESSGTGGGATGGLSPAAAAVAALIHQKNYAAAKAKAQSELATSPDDQSLKQMLGVASYDSGDVTGAAQAFDGVSSIGTQFKPAAAASFAAAAVMQADQNPSQAVAYATKAVSLQPNSDSRFALGTAQLAAGQNAAALATLQSVHASAMNDPKMSATAKVNIDARLMAAYSANNDAAGAAKIAAEIKQLNPNSTLPGRVLGNGYLKAGVAAADAKNYDEAFKNFDLAAAQGDPEVAVTADTEAAFLSAKLAKPDYKQMQAYAEKALVAKPNDPQAMYALGIAQTGEWSQSHDDSMKKKALDTLTQADTLAKAAGNQQLALAIEAFIKNSLPQTSGS